The following are from one region of the Salifodinibacter halophilus genome:
- a CDS encoding pyridoxal 5'-phosphate synthase lyase subunit PdxS gives MTETDIEDLKRGTDLVKRGFARMQKGGVIMDVVNAEQARIAEDAGAVAVMHLEAVPADIRKRGGVARMADPGTIDEIIEE, from the coding sequence ATGACCGAGACGGACATCGAGGACCTCAAGCGCGGGACGGACCTCGTGAAGCGGGGCTTCGCACGCATGCAGAAAGGCGGCGTCATCATGGACGTCGTGAACGCCGAGCAGGCCCGCATCGCCGAGGATGCGGGTGCAGTCGCCGTCATGCATCTCGAGGCCGTCCCCGCCGACATCCGCAAGCGCGGCGGCGTCGCGCGGATGGCCGACCCCGGCACGATCGACGAGATCATCGAGGAGG